One part of the Methylobacterium terrae genome encodes these proteins:
- a CDS encoding N-acetylmuramoyl-L-alanine amidase encodes MPTRRANPIRLPLRAALLAAGLVLPAALPAAGLAAPVAGSGAQERQTSERQTSERQTSERQAPERSAAERPAVAIAAETSAVPEGGTRLTVVLSRPVEARAFVMERPDRAIVDLPEVNFQLPPEAGRKRDGLVASYRYGLFAPGRSRIVIDLAQAATVARVATTTRPRDGATLLTIDLARSDREAFRRAAQPPEPARAAGPPSRDPGDSRPLVIVDAGHGGIDPGAIAGNGVYEKDIVFGVAQGLVQRLEAGGRIRVQMTRDRDVFVPLAERVRIARDARADLFVSIHADSISAAPQVRGATIYTGSEKATDAESARLADRENKADAAAGADQGEGPSDVADILHELTLRETRGFSARFAKGLFGRLSGVMEMSVKPHREAGFRVLRSPDVPSVLVELGYLSSKRDLDLLLSDEWRGNVTAQMAGAIEAFFAARLPPAATARAAEAPRIGKAAQISPTQITQGQGAPGGPAPVSP; translated from the coding sequence ATGCCGACACGACGCGCAAATCCGATCCGCCTGCCGCTCCGCGCTGCCCTCCTGGCCGCGGGCCTCGTCCTGCCCGCCGCCCTGCCGGCCGCCGGCCTCGCCGCGCCGGTGGCGGGCTCCGGCGCCCAAGAGCGCCAGACGTCCGAGCGCCAGACGTCCGAGCGCCAGACCTCCGAGCGCCAAGCCCCGGAGCGTTCGGCCGCGGAGCGCCCCGCGGTGGCGATCGCCGCCGAGACGAGCGCCGTCCCGGAGGGCGGCACCCGCCTGACCGTGGTGCTGTCGCGGCCCGTCGAGGCCCGGGCCTTCGTGATGGAGCGGCCCGACCGGGCGATCGTCGACCTGCCCGAGGTCAACTTCCAACTGCCGCCCGAGGCTGGCCGCAAGCGCGACGGCCTCGTCGCCTCCTACCGCTACGGACTGTTCGCCCCCGGGCGCTCGCGCATCGTCATCGACCTCGCCCAGGCCGCCACGGTGGCGCGGGTCGCCACCACCACCCGGCCGCGGGACGGGGCGACCCTGCTCACCATCGATCTCGCCCGCAGCGACCGTGAGGCCTTCCGGCGCGCTGCCCAGCCGCCGGAGCCCGCCCGCGCGGCGGGCCCGCCGTCCCGGGATCCGGGTGATTCGCGTCCCCTCGTCATCGTGGATGCCGGCCATGGCGGCATCGATCCTGGTGCCATCGCGGGCAACGGCGTCTACGAGAAGGACATCGTGTTCGGGGTCGCCCAGGGGCTGGTGCAGCGCCTCGAGGCCGGCGGCCGGATCCGGGTTCAGATGACCCGCGACCGCGACGTGTTCGTGCCTCTGGCCGAGCGGGTGCGCATCGCCCGCGACGCGAGGGCCGACCTGTTCGTGTCGATCCACGCCGATTCGATCTCGGCCGCCCCCCAGGTGCGCGGCGCCACCATCTATACCGGCTCCGAGAAGGCGACCGACGCCGAGTCGGCCCGGCTCGCCGACCGCGAGAACAAGGCGGATGCCGCCGCCGGCGCCGACCAGGGCGAGGGTCCGAGCGACGTCGCCGACATCCTGCACGAGCTGACCCTGCGCGAGACCCGCGGCTTCTCGGCCCGGTTCGCCAAGGGGCTGTTCGGCCGCCTCTCGGGCGTGATGGAGATGAGCGTGAAGCCCCACCGCGAGGCGGGCTTCCGGGTGCTGCGCTCGCCCGACGTGCCCTCGGTGCTGGTCGAACTCGGCTACCTGTCGAGCAAGCGCGACCTCGACCTGCTGCTCTCCGACGAGTGGCGCGGCAACGTCACCGCCCAGATGGCCGGCGCCATCGAGGCGTTCTTCGCCGCCCGCCTGCCGCCGGCCGCCACCGCCCGCGCGGCGGAGGCGCCCCGGATCGGCAAGGCGGCCCAGATCTCTCCCACCCAGATCACCCAGGGTCAGGGCGCGCCGGGCGGACCCGCCCCAGTTTCACCATAG
- a CDS encoding Rne/Rng family ribonuclease — MANKMLIDAAHPEETRVVTVKGSKVEEFDFESASRRQLRGNIYLAKVTRVEPSLQAAFVEYGGNRHGFLAFSEIHPDYYQIPIADRMALLEEEARAEREHEERPERQERSERQERGERQERGDQPRRRRRRGRRAEASSRPSDAVVSAPAEDVQGVDARASDAESGAEASAWQDAHPGETVGQETFVQEAPRPEGFEPEGGEHPAQETASAGTQDGAEVPARETAPDAGETHAEVHAAQGRAGEAPAAEAPAGEPAPSQESVTEIAPETPVEIAAAVSAEPAPVETTDAAPEAEAPAADAPEVHAAELPAAEIPAGETTDEVVLPQPVAASQPVDADEAVAESDDEDEDDDEDDSDEEDDEDEDEDDGEDDEDDEDHEEAVVEQVGGRGDALAEIPERPRTPRRHYKIQEVIKRRQVILVQVVKEERGTKGAALTTYLSLAGRYSVLMPNTGRGGGISRKITSAADRKRLKEIATDLEVPDGMGVILRTAGASRTKPEIKRDFEYLMRLWESVRELTLTSSAPALVYEEGSLIKRAIRDLYNKDIDEVLVAGEDAYREAKDFMRMLMPTQSKVVKPYRDPTPVFARFGIEQQLDAMFSNHVSLRSGGYLVINPTEALVSIDVNSGRATREHDIEDTALKTNLEAAEEVARQLRLRDLAGLIVIDFIDMEEKRNNRAVEKKLNECLKNDRARIQVGRISPFGLLEMSRQRIRTGVLESSSVPCPHCGGSGFVRATASVALLILRAIEEALIKSNSHNLVLRTRTEVALYILNQKRAHLHELEARFGVAIIISADERLAATSAFHLERGEPAQRVEPRPVTSIRAEAVLPPPLEEEDEDEEIVEETVETDEAEAEADAEGEDEAGEAEAADGAPRGDDEGGGKRRRRRRRRRGRGERSDESEAEGGEGEEAAEPFEAATPDAVSIPITEDGAAPARGERESREDALSRRRRRGRRGGRGRDRFEETGGSIGDEVVVGSEPGEAGVDLVQDALAEEIVALDEIAGPAPEAVGSPVAAPDLPAVEREALTVEAIEAPAPVGASETGHPAESVLGSQPGAESAAEAPAPAPEPEPEPVAVVLTPPDPDRPKRAGWWSRTKAAIGGE, encoded by the coding sequence ATGGCCAACAAGATGCTCATCGATGCCGCCCACCCGGAAGAGACCCGGGTGGTGACGGTCAAGGGTTCCAAGGTCGAGGAATTCGACTTCGAATCCGCTAGCCGCCGCCAGCTGCGGGGCAACATCTATCTCGCCAAGGTCACGCGGGTCGAGCCGTCGCTGCAGGCCGCCTTCGTCGAGTACGGGGGCAACCGCCACGGCTTCCTCGCCTTCAGCGAGATCCATCCCGACTACTACCAGATCCCGATCGCGGACCGGATGGCGCTCCTCGAGGAGGAGGCCCGGGCCGAGCGCGAGCACGAGGAGCGCCCCGAGCGGCAGGAACGCAGCGAGCGCCAGGAACGCGGCGAGCGCCAGGAGCGCGGCGACCAGCCGCGGCGCCGGCGCCGGCGCGGCCGCCGGGCCGAGGCCTCGTCGCGCCCGTCCGACGCCGTGGTGAGCGCCCCCGCCGAGGACGTGCAGGGAGTCGACGCGCGCGCCTCCGATGCGGAATCCGGAGCCGAGGCGAGTGCGTGGCAGGACGCGCATCCCGGGGAGACGGTCGGGCAGGAGACGTTCGTGCAGGAGGCCCCGCGGCCGGAGGGCTTCGAGCCCGAGGGCGGCGAGCACCCGGCGCAGGAGACCGCGTCGGCCGGGACCCAGGACGGCGCCGAGGTGCCTGCACGGGAGACCGCCCCGGACGCGGGCGAGACCCATGCCGAGGTTCACGCCGCGCAGGGCCGTGCCGGCGAAGCTCCCGCCGCCGAGGCTCCTGCCGGCGAGCCCGCCCCGTCGCAGGAGAGCGTGACTGAGATCGCGCCGGAGACACCGGTGGAGATCGCCGCCGCGGTGTCGGCCGAGCCCGCGCCGGTCGAGACCACCGACGCCGCCCCCGAGGCCGAGGCGCCGGCGGCCGACGCCCCCGAGGTTCACGCCGCCGAGCTTCCCGCCGCTGAGATTCCCGCCGGCGAGACGACGGACGAGGTCGTGCTGCCTCAGCCCGTCGCCGCCTCGCAACCGGTCGATGCGGACGAGGCCGTCGCCGAGTCGGACGACGAGGACGAGGACGACGATGAGGACGACTCGGACGAGGAGGACGACGAGGACGAGGACGAGGACGACGGGGAAGACGACGAGGACGACGAGGATCACGAGGAGGCGGTCGTCGAGCAGGTCGGCGGCCGCGGCGACGCGCTCGCCGAGATCCCCGAGCGGCCCCGCACCCCGCGCCGGCACTACAAGATCCAGGAGGTGATCAAGCGCCGGCAGGTCATCCTGGTCCAGGTCGTCAAGGAGGAGCGCGGCACCAAAGGCGCGGCGCTCACCACCTACCTGTCGCTCGCCGGCCGCTACTCGGTGCTGATGCCCAATACCGGTCGGGGCGGCGGCATCTCGCGCAAGATCACCAGCGCGGCCGACCGCAAGCGCCTGAAGGAGATCGCCACCGACCTCGAGGTGCCCGATGGGATGGGCGTCATCCTGCGCACGGCCGGCGCCTCGCGCACCAAGCCGGAGATCAAGCGCGACTTCGAGTACCTGATGCGGCTGTGGGAGAGCGTGCGCGAGCTGACGCTGACCTCCTCGGCGCCGGCGCTCGTCTACGAGGAGGGCTCGCTGATCAAGCGCGCCATCCGCGACCTCTACAACAAGGACATCGACGAGGTTCTGGTCGCGGGCGAGGACGCCTACCGCGAGGCCAAGGACTTCATGCGGATGCTGATGCCGACGCAGTCGAAGGTGGTGAAGCCCTACCGCGACCCGACGCCGGTCTTCGCCCGCTTCGGGATCGAGCAGCAGCTCGACGCGATGTTCTCCAACCACGTCTCCCTGCGCTCGGGCGGCTACCTCGTCATCAACCCGACCGAGGCCCTGGTCTCGATCGACGTGAACTCGGGGCGGGCGACCCGCGAGCACGACATCGAGGACACCGCGCTCAAGACGAACCTGGAGGCCGCCGAGGAGGTGGCGCGCCAGCTGCGCCTGCGCGACCTCGCCGGGCTGATCGTCATCGACTTCATCGACATGGAGGAGAAGCGGAACAACCGCGCCGTCGAGAAGAAGCTGAACGAGTGCCTGAAGAACGACCGTGCCCGCATCCAGGTCGGTCGGATCTCGCCGTTCGGCCTGCTCGAGATGTCGCGCCAGCGCATCCGCACCGGCGTGCTCGAATCCTCCTCGGTGCCCTGCCCGCATTGCGGCGGCTCGGGCTTCGTGCGCGCGACCGCCTCGGTGGCCCTGCTGATCCTGCGGGCGATCGAGGAGGCCTTGATCAAGTCGAACAGCCACAACCTGGTGCTGCGCACCCGGACCGAGGTGGCGCTCTACATCCTCAACCAGAAGCGCGCCCACCTGCACGAGCTCGAGGCGCGGTTCGGCGTCGCGATCATCATCTCGGCCGACGAGCGGCTCGCCGCCACCTCGGCCTTCCATCTCGAGCGCGGCGAGCCGGCCCAGCGGGTCGAGCCGCGCCCCGTGACGAGCATCCGGGCCGAGGCGGTGCTGCCGCCCCCGCTCGAGGAGGAGGATGAGGACGAGGAGATCGTCGAGGAGACGGTCGAGACCGACGAGGCCGAGGCCGAGGCGGATGCCGAGGGTGAGGACGAGGCCGGGGAGGCCGAGGCCGCCGACGGGGCTCCGCGCGGCGACGACGAGGGCGGGGGCAAGCGCCGCCGGCGCCGCCGGCGGCGGCGGGGCCGGGGCGAGCGCTCCGACGAGTCGGAGGCCGAGGGCGGCGAGGGCGAGGAGGCTGCTGAGCCCTTCGAGGCCGCGACCCCGGACGCGGTGTCGATCCCGATCACCGAGGACGGGGCGGCCCCCGCCCGCGGCGAGCGCGAGAGCCGCGAGGACGCTCTGAGCCGGCGCCGTCGGCGCGGGCGCCGCGGCGGCCGCGGGCGCGACCGCTTCGAGGAGACCGGCGGCTCGATCGGCGACGAGGTTGTGGTCGGGTCCGAGCCCGGCGAGGCCGGCGTCGACCTGGTGCAGGACGCCCTCGCCGAGGAGATCGTCGCCCTCGACGAGATCGCCGGACCGGCGCCCGAGGCGGTCGGCAGCCCGGTCGCGGCGCCGGACCTCCCGGCGGTCGAGCGCGAGGCCCTGACCGTCGAGGCGATCGAGGCCCCGGCGCCGGTCGGTGCGTCCGAGACCGGCCACCCGGCCGAATCCGTCCTGGGGTCGCAGCCCGGTGCCGAGTCCGCCGCCGAGGCGCCGGCTCCCGCGCCGGAGCCCGAGCCCGAGCCCGTGGCGGTCGTGCTGACCCCGCCCGATCCGGATCGCCCGAAGCGGGCCGGCTGGTGGTCCCGCACCAAGGCGGCGATCGGCGGCGAGTGA
- a CDS encoding methyl-accepting chemotaxis protein — MPARAFTMFLSRRLPPPAPVETPEMVEGRLAVIVDQAGTAGAQLGSGPLASALGRILGQMRGSAAADLASTARVAADASEGATVLGWMTHDAGEIAGQTRAMAAAVEEVAASTRELAGRSQASADAAEKASGGIAACAADMREASRTMAAIETHAGQIEQRLTGFEGAALQIQEMAGTIEAISSQTNLLALNATIEAARAGEAGRGFAVVAAEVKQLSGQTARATEQIRGRLAVLLQELAAIQDAVVESRNAVADGTAAVARVEARVAQEGEAVARSAEGIRALAEVLGQQESATAEISAGVQQVASKAQKTREEIDGLMTILVRAETAAQAALETGAARDLPAYPLVRLPADVGVWKRRLAAALVGLGPVTAAVPPFGAGTAAELGVESTDPAAARLLAASTEARRQAAAMADALGASAWDKAIPAFQAFEAAAKTMVAVAGEITAR, encoded by the coding sequence ATGCCTGCCCGAGCCTTCACCATGTTCCTGTCCCGTCGCCTCCCTCCGCCCGCCCCCGTCGAGACGCCCGAGATGGTCGAGGGCCGCCTCGCCGTCATCGTCGACCAGGCGGGCACGGCCGGAGCGCAACTGGGGAGCGGGCCGCTCGCGAGCGCCCTGGGACGCATCCTCGGCCAGATGCGTGGCAGCGCTGCCGCGGACCTCGCCAGCACCGCCCGGGTCGCCGCGGACGCCTCGGAGGGCGCGACGGTCCTCGGCTGGATGACCCACGATGCCGGCGAGATCGCCGGGCAGACCCGCGCCATGGCGGCGGCGGTGGAGGAGGTCGCAGCCTCGACCCGGGAGCTCGCCGGCCGCTCGCAGGCGAGCGCCGACGCGGCCGAGAAGGCGAGCGGCGGCATCGCGGCCTGCGCGGCGGACATGCGCGAGGCGAGCCGTACCATGGCGGCGATCGAGACCCATGCCGGGCAGATCGAGCAGCGCCTGACCGGCTTCGAGGGCGCGGCGCTGCAGATCCAGGAGATGGCCGGCACGATCGAGGCGATCTCGAGCCAGACCAACCTCCTGGCGCTCAACGCGACGATCGAGGCGGCGCGCGCCGGCGAGGCGGGACGCGGCTTCGCCGTCGTGGCGGCGGAGGTCAAACAGCTCTCGGGCCAGACCGCGCGCGCGACCGAGCAGATCCGCGGCCGCCTGGCGGTGCTGCTGCAGGAGCTCGCGGCGATCCAGGACGCCGTGGTCGAGAGCCGAAACGCGGTGGCGGACGGCACCGCCGCGGTCGCCCGCGTCGAGGCCCGCGTGGCGCAGGAGGGCGAGGCCGTCGCCCGCTCGGCAGAGGGCATCCGGGCGCTCGCCGAGGTGCTCGGCCAGCAGGAATCGGCGACCGCCGAGATCTCCGCCGGCGTGCAGCAGGTCGCCAGCAAGGCGCAGAAGACCCGGGAGGAGATCGACGGCCTGATGACGATCCTGGTGCGGGCCGAGACGGCGGCGCAAGCCGCCCTCGAGACCGGCGCGGCCCGGGACCTGCCGGCCTATCCGCTCGTGCGCCTGCCCGCCGATGTCGGGGTCTGGAAGCGCCGCCTCGCGGCGGCCCTGGTCGGGCTCGGGCCCGTGACCGCGGCCGTCCCGCCCTTCGGCGCCGGCACGGCGGCCGAACTGGGCGTCGAGTCCACCGATCCCGCCGCCGCCCGGCTGCTCGCGGCGAGCACCGAGGCCCGGCGCCAGGCCGCCGCGATGGCCGACGCCCTGGGGGCGAGCGCCTGGGACAAGGCGATCCCGGCCTTCCAGGCCTTCGAGGCCGCCGCCAAGACGATGGTCGCCGTGGCCGGCGAGATCACGGCGCGCTGA
- a CDS encoding VOC family protein, with protein MSNPNPETPAIAPVQGGLVTYLMLDGALKAAEFYVAAFGAEIVAAMPADPQGRTPHVHLHVNGSSLMLSDAFPEHGCALEAPQAFTLTLMVEDIDARYARAVEAGAIAVSPPAEMFWGDRYGQLRDPFGVTWAMNQQTQR; from the coding sequence ATGAGCAACCCGAATCCCGAAACCCCGGCGATCGCGCCCGTGCAGGGCGGTCTCGTCACCTACCTGATGCTCGACGGGGCCCTGAAGGCGGCCGAGTTCTACGTCGCGGCCTTCGGGGCCGAGATCGTCGCGGCGATGCCGGCCGATCCGCAGGGCCGGACCCCGCACGTGCACCTGCACGTCAACGGCTCGTCGCTGATGCTGAGCGACGCCTTTCCCGAGCACGGCTGCGCCCTCGAGGCGCCGCAGGCCTTCACCCTGACCCTGATGGTCGAGGACATCGACGCCCGCTACGCCCGCGCCGTCGAGGCGGGCGCCATCGCCGTGTCGCCGCCGGCCGAGATGTTCTGGGGCGACCGCTACGGCCAGCTGCGCGACCCCTTCGGCGTGACCTGGGCGATGAACCAGCAGACGCAGCGATAG
- a CDS encoding SRPBCC family protein yields the protein MSDAAKIDAAMSDAANAGGSGRELVLTRLISASPAALYRAWTEPAFLKRWFAPRPFTVEEAETELRPGGTTRIVMRGPDGATFASAGVYLELVENARIVFTDAYIRAWEPSRKPFFTGIITFEPEGEATRYTARLLHWTPEDRAAHEAMGFHDGWGRCADQLAELAAGS from the coding sequence ATGAGCGATGCGGCCAAGATCGATGCGGCCATGAGCGATGCGGCGAACGCCGGCGGGAGCGGGCGGGAGCTCGTCCTCACCCGCCTGATTTCCGCCTCCCCCGCCGCGCTCTACCGCGCCTGGACCGAGCCGGCTTTCCTGAAGCGGTGGTTCGCCCCGCGGCCCTTCACGGTCGAGGAGGCCGAGACCGAGCTTCGGCCCGGCGGCACCACCCGCATCGTGATGCGGGGGCCGGACGGCGCGACCTTCGCGAGTGCGGGCGTCTACCTCGAACTCGTCGAGAACGCCCGCATCGTCTTCACCGACGCCTATATCCGGGCCTGGGAGCCGTCGCGGAAGCCGTTCTTCACCGGCATCATCACCTTTGAGCCGGAGGGCGAGGCCACGCGCTACACCGCCCGGCTCCTGCACTGGACGCCGGAGGACCGCGCCGCGCACGAGGCGATGGGCTTCCACGACGGCTGGGGCCGCTGCGCCGACCAGCTCGCCGAACTCGCCGCCGGATCGTAG
- a CDS encoding nucleoside deaminase encodes MTDDETFMARAIALSEHTALVESAGGAFGAVIVRDGAVIGEGANRVVAENDPTWHAEMAAIRDACRKEGSFKLPGATLYTSAEPCPMCMAAAYWAGISRIFYASTNEDALRHGNFDDSMIYEEVRKPADQRKIPIRQIMRAEAIEVWKRYEAKADRVPY; translated from the coding sequence ATGACCGACGACGAGACCTTCATGGCGCGCGCCATCGCGCTGTCGGAGCACACCGCCCTCGTCGAGAGCGCCGGCGGCGCCTTCGGGGCGGTGATCGTGCGCGACGGCGCGGTCATCGGCGAGGGCGCGAACCGGGTCGTCGCCGAGAACGACCCGACCTGGCACGCCGAGATGGCGGCGATCCGCGACGCGTGCCGGAAGGAGGGCAGCTTCAAGCTGCCGGGCGCCACGCTCTACACCTCGGCCGAACCCTGCCCGATGTGCATGGCGGCGGCCTACTGGGCCGGCATCTCGCGGATCTTCTACGCCTCGACCAACGAGGACGCGCTCCGCCACGGCAACTTCGACGACAGCATGATCTACGAGGAGGTCCGCAAGCCCGCGGATCAGCGCAAGATCCCGATTCGCCAGATCATGCGGGCCGAGGCGATCGAGGTCTGGAAGCGCTACGAGGCCAAGGCCGACCGGGTGCCGTACTGA
- the acs gene encoding acetate--CoA ligase encodes MSQRVVEVSQDARARAHIDEAKYQAWYEASIRDPEAFWREHGKRIDWFTPYAKVKETTFGPVDVSIKWFSDGVTNAAYNCIDRHLDTRGDQVAIIWEGDDPSESRHITYRELHAEVCRMANVLRNRGVSKGDRVTIYLPMIPEAAYAMLACARLGAIHSVVFGGFSPDSLAGRIQGCDSKLVITADEGLRGGRKVPLKANVDAAIQRLPADSVDHVVVVRRTGGAVEMDPVRDVYYDAAAAQVTDECPVTHVEAEHPLFLLYTSGSTGQPKGVVHTTGGYLVYASMTHQYVFDYHEGDIYWCTADVGWVTGHSYILYGPLANGATTLMFEGIPTYPSISRFWDVVDKHKVNIFYTAPTAIRSLMGAGEEPVKRTSRQSLRVLGSVGEPINPEAWEWYYRVVGDERCPIVDTWWQTETGGILITPLPGATPLKPGSATRPFFGVKPVVVDADNTILEGACEGNLCIDESWPGQMRTVWGDHERFVQTYFSTFPGRYFSGDGCRRDADGYYWITGRVDDVINVSGHRMGTAEVESSLVAHPKVSEAAVVGYPHDIKGQGIYAYVTLMQGEEPSDDLRKELVTWVRKDIGPIASPDLIQFAPGLPKTRSGKIMRRILRKIAENEFSSLGDTSTLAEPAVVDDLIENRQNRSK; translated from the coding sequence ATGAGCCAGCGGGTCGTCGAGGTCAGCCAGGATGCGCGCGCGCGGGCGCATATCGACGAGGCGAAGTATCAGGCCTGGTACGAGGCCTCGATCCGCGATCCCGAAGCGTTCTGGCGCGAGCACGGCAAGCGGATCGACTGGTTCACGCCCTACGCCAAGGTCAAGGAGACGACGTTCGGACCGGTCGACGTCTCGATCAAGTGGTTCTCCGACGGCGTCACCAACGCCGCCTACAATTGCATCGACCGGCACCTCGACACCCGCGGCGACCAGGTGGCGATCATCTGGGAGGGCGACGACCCGTCGGAGTCGCGCCACATCACCTACCGCGAACTGCACGCGGAAGTGTGCCGGATGGCCAACGTCCTGCGCAACCGCGGCGTCTCGAAGGGCGACCGCGTCACGATCTACCTGCCGATGATCCCCGAGGCCGCCTACGCGATGCTGGCCTGCGCCCGGCTCGGCGCGATCCACTCGGTGGTGTTCGGCGGCTTCTCGCCGGATTCGCTCGCCGGCCGCATCCAGGGCTGCGACTCGAAGCTCGTCATCACCGCCGACGAGGGCCTGCGCGGCGGCCGCAAGGTGCCGCTGAAGGCCAATGTCGACGCGGCGATCCAGCGCCTTCCCGCCGACAGCGTCGACCACGTCGTCGTGGTGCGCCGCACCGGCGGCGCGGTCGAGATGGACCCGGTCCGCGACGTCTACTACGACGCGGCGGCCGCCCAGGTCACCGACGAGTGCCCGGTCACCCACGTCGAGGCCGAGCACCCGCTGTTCCTGCTCTACACCTCGGGCTCGACCGGCCAGCCGAAGGGCGTCGTCCACACCACCGGCGGCTACCTCGTCTACGCGTCGATGACGCATCAATACGTCTTCGACTACCACGAGGGCGACATCTACTGGTGCACCGCCGATGTCGGCTGGGTCACCGGGCACTCCTACATCCTGTACGGGCCGCTGGCGAACGGCGCCACGACCCTGATGTTCGAGGGCATCCCGACCTACCCGTCGATCTCGCGGTTCTGGGACGTCGTCGACAAGCACAAGGTCAACATCTTCTACACCGCGCCGACCGCGATCCGCTCGCTGATGGGCGCCGGCGAGGAGCCGGTGAAGAGGACCTCGCGCCAGTCCCTGCGGGTGCTGGGTTCGGTCGGCGAGCCGATCAATCCCGAGGCCTGGGAATGGTACTACCGGGTCGTCGGCGACGAGCGCTGCCCGATCGTCGACACCTGGTGGCAGACCGAGACCGGCGGTATCCTGATCACCCCGCTCCCCGGCGCCACCCCGCTCAAGCCCGGCTCGGCGACGCGGCCGTTCTTCGGCGTCAAGCCGGTGGTGGTCGACGCCGACAACACGATCCTGGAGGGTGCCTGCGAGGGCAACCTCTGCATCGACGAGTCCTGGCCGGGCCAGATGCGCACGGTGTGGGGCGACCACGAGCGCTTCGTGCAGACCTACTTTTCCACCTTCCCGGGCCGCTACTTCTCGGGCGACGGCTGCCGGCGCGACGCCGACGGCTACTATTGGATCACCGGCCGGGTCGACGACGTCATCAACGTCTCGGGCCACCGGATGGGCACGGCGGAGGTCGAATCGTCCCTCGTCGCGCACCCGAAGGTCTCCGAGGCCGCGGTGGTCGGCTATCCCCACGACATCAAGGGCCAGGGCATCTACGCCTACGTCACCCTGATGCAGGGCGAGGAGCCCTCCGACGACTTGCGCAAGGAGCTCGTCACCTGGGTGCGCAAGGATATCGGGCCGATCGCCTCGCCCGACCTGATCCAGTTCGCCCCCGGCCTGCCCAAGACCCGCTCCGGCAAGATCATGCGCCGCATCCTGCGCAAGATCGCCGAGAACGAGTTCTCCTCGCTCGGCGACACCTCGACGCTGGCCGAGCCGGCGGTGGTCGACGACCTGATCGAGAACCGCCAGAACCGCAGCAAGTGA
- a CDS encoding DUF485 domain-containing protein, whose product MAEADTARVLASPTFRQLVTERTRFGWILSGAMLGIYLVFILLVAFAHGLMATKVGSGVTSLGIVLGLVVIVAAFVLTGIYVARANGRFDDLTRDLNRELGR is encoded by the coding sequence ATGGCAGAGGCAGACACCGCACGGGTTCTGGCGAGCCCGACATTCCGACAATTGGTGACAGAGCGCACGCGTTTCGGCTGGATCCTGTCCGGCGCGATGCTGGGCATCTACCTCGTCTTCATCCTGCTCGTCGCCTTCGCGCACGGTCTGATGGCGACGAAGGTCGGCTCCGGCGTGACCTCGCTCGGCATCGTGCTCGGCCTCGTCGTCATCGTCGCCGCCTTCGTCCTCACCGGGATCTACGTCGCCCGGGCCAACGGCCGCTTCGACGACCTGACCCGCGACCTCAACCGGGAGCTCGGCCGATGA